CATCACAAACCCAAGCACTGGAGCGCTGTTACAGGCATTTATGCCCGGAAAGTGCCCGCCGGTGCTTGAGTTTTATCGAATTACTTGCGGCGCCACTCGGTCATACCGCCTGGTTTGTCTTCCAGGACAATGCCCATTTCTTCGAGTTGTTTGCGAATGCTGTCGGCGCGGGCAAAATCTTTTGCTTTCTTGGCGGCATTGCGGTCGTCAATGAGCGTCTGGATATCGGTTGCCTGACCACCCTTCACAAAATCGTCGGCACTTTCTTGCAGCAAACCGATCGTTCCGCCCAATGCCTTCAATAATCCGGATAACTTCGCGGACCCGGTCTTGCGTACCTCATCGCGCAATTCATAAAGCACCGCATACGCCGCGGGTGTATCGAAATCATCTTCCATCGCGGCCCTGAATCGCGCGGCAAAAGGATTTGCCCAGTCGATCGCCACAACTTCGGGCGGCACATCCTTCAGCACCCTGTATAGGCCCATCAAAGAGTTTCCCGCATCCATCAGCGCTTCATAGGTGTAGTTGATCTCGCTACGGTAATGCCCGCGCAGCAGGAAAAAACGCACCTCCTCGCCGCCGCGCACCGGGTTGAGTTTATTCAGCACTTCGCGCGCGGTGAAAAAATTGCCCAGAGACTTCGACATTTTTTCGCTGTCGAAATTCAGGAATGCGGCGTGCATCCAGATATTGACGAAAGAATGGCCCGCATTTCCGTTGAATGCCCCTTCGCTCTGCGCAATTTCATTTTCGTGATGCGGAAACTGCAGATCCCAGCCGCCACCGTGAATGTCCAGTTTCTCTCCCAGCACGGCCTTGCACATGGCCGAGCATTCGATATGCCAACCCGGGCGTCCGCTGCCAAAAATAGACGGCCATTGCGGCTCATACGGCTTGGCCGCTTTCCACAACGCAAAATCCAGGGGGTCGCGCTTGTTGGTATCGACCACCGTACGCTCGCTTGCCTGCAGGTCATCCAGATTCCGTCGGGAAAGCTTGCCGTAGCCCTCAAACTCCCGCACCGCGTAGTACACATCACCATTCGGCGCGCGATAGGCGAGGCCCTTGTCTTCCAGAATCTTGATGATTTCCAGCATGCCGTCGATGTAACGCGTGGCGCGCGGCTCGTGCGTGGGGCGCTGTAGCTTCAGGCGATCGAAATCTTCATGCATGGCTGCCGTCATGCGTTCGGTCAGCGCATCAATCGGTTCACCGTTCTCATTTGCACGATCGATGATTTTGTCGTCGATATCGGTGATGTTGCGCGCATAACTGACCTCATAGCCGCTGACCTTGAGCCAGCGGAAGATCATGTCGAAAACTGAAAACGTGCGGGCATTGCCAATGTGAAAAAAGTCATACACCGTCGGCCCGCAGACGTACATTTTTACCCTACCAGGCTCGATGGGCGTGAAGATCTCCTTCTTGCGGGTAAGCGTGTTGTAGATGGTTTGCATGTTGTTTGCGATCAAGTGGGTTCGGTGTCCTGCACTTGGCAGGGTTTTTCGAGTGGACTGAAACTTGGAGGCGCCTGGTTTGTCGCAGGCGATGATCTTGTCGGTTACGAGGGGGACCGATTGGTCATACAATCAGGCTTCGCTTGAAGCCCGAACCGCGACGTTCGCGGTCAGCAACATCGCGCCCGAGGGGCGCAATGGCCGGATTCGCAGGCGCCACCAGCGCGATAGCGTAGCGTGGAAGGCGGCGGAGATATTGTGTAGCGGGAAGGCATTCTTGGTAGAATATCGGCTGATTAACGTGAAAGTGTTTTTTAATTAATTCAATGAATTATAACAGAATGCTCACTACGACCCTCGCTCATCGCCTGCGTTTCGGCACCTGCACATTGCTTGCCTTGCTATTTGGTTTTTCCGCATCGGTCCACGCGGGCCCGGTGGAAGATACCAAGGAAGCGACGCGCTTGTATCAGCAAAACAAGCCTGACCAGGCGCTGGTCAAAATCAACGCTGCGCTTGCCCAGCAACCAAAGGATGCGCAGGGACGCTTCCTGAAGGGGCTGATCTTTACCGAACAGAAGAAAACCTCGGAGGCGATCCAGATTTTTACGGGTCTCACGGAGGATTTCCCGGAATTGCCTGAGCCGTACAACAACCTTGCCGTTCTCTATGCGAGTCAAGGCAACTACGACAAGGCAAAAGCCGCGCTGGAACTGGCGATTCATACGCACCCCAGCTATTCGACGGCCTACGAAAATCTGGGCGACATTTATGCGCAGCTGGCGCGCCGCTCGTACGATAAGGTCCTGCAACTCGACAAGACAAACACAAGCGCGCAAAGCAAGCTGGCGATGGTGAAGGATCTGTTTACCCCGCCGGGCAAAGCGCCACCTGCGACCACCGTGGCGGTTATTGATACGCCAAAAGCGGCGACCACACCTGCTGTCGCAACCACTACGACTAAACCGGAACCAGCAAAGGCGGTTGCCGTGGCATCGGTTGCAAAACCCGAACCCGCGAAGCCCGCCACCGCGGGCATGAAACCAGAAGCCCAGGTGACCGCTGCCGTTCAGGCTTGGGCCAATGCGTGGTCGGCGAAAGATGTCGCGGGTTACCTTGCCTTCTACGCAGCAAATTTTGAGACACCCGATGGTCTGGCCCGCAGCGCGTGGGAAGCGCAGCGCAAGGAACGCATCGAGCGACCCAAATCGATTACGGTCGATGTTAAAGTTTCCAAGGTGACGGTCAGAGGCGATGAAGCGACGATCGTGTTTCGGCAGTCCTATCATTCCGATACCGTAAAGAGCAACAACACCAAGACCATGAAGCTCGTGAAGTCGGGGGATAAATGGCTGATCCGCTCAGAGCGTGCCGGCGCTTAGTGGATAGCCCATTGCGCGCCACCCGCATGGCCCAGGCGGCATTGGCCGCCGCCCTTACGGCAGGACTCAACACCTTTGCCGTTGCCCAAACCACCTCAATGATGTCCGTTGCTTTCAGCAATGAAGTCGAGGCCTCACTGGTGCGCGCCCTCGAAACATTGAAAGCTGGCGGCATACAGCCGGCCCTGCGCGAACTCGACGCAGCGCTCGCAAAGAATCCCAACTTTCGCCTTGGTCACCAGATGAAGGGCGATTTACTGATGGCGAAGGCCGGCTCGCCAGTGGCCTTCGGTGGCGGCAAGAGCCAACCTGAACTGGTGGCCAGCCTGCGCGATGAGGCGAAGGTGCGGTTCAATCGCTACTTTGACGCACCACCGGCCGATGCGTTACCCACGGCACTGCTGCAATTGGCGCCGCATCAACAACATGCGCTGCTGCTCGATAGCGAGAAATCGCGCATCTACGTCTTCAAAAACGTCGATGGTCAGCCGCGATATCTGGC
This genomic interval from Betaproteobacteria bacterium contains the following:
- a CDS encoding cysteine--tRNA ligase; its protein translation is MQTIYNTLTRKKEIFTPIEPGRVKMYVCGPTVYDFFHIGNARTFSVFDMIFRWLKVSGYEVSYARNITDIDDKIIDRANENGEPIDALTERMTAAMHEDFDRLKLQRPTHEPRATRYIDGMLEIIKILEDKGLAYRAPNGDVYYAVREFEGYGKLSRRNLDDLQASERTVVDTNKRDPLDFALWKAAKPYEPQWPSIFGSGRPGWHIECSAMCKAVLGEKLDIHGGGWDLQFPHHENEIAQSEGAFNGNAGHSFVNIWMHAAFLNFDSEKMSKSLGNFFTAREVLNKLNPVRGGEEVRFFLLRGHYRSEINYTYEALMDAGNSLMGLYRVLKDVPPEVVAIDWANPFAARFRAAMEDDFDTPAAYAVLYELRDEVRKTGSAKLSGLLKALGGTIGLLQESADDFVKGGQATDIQTLIDDRNAAKKAKDFARADSIRKQLEEMGIVLEDKPGGMTEWRRK
- a CDS encoding tetratricopeptide repeat protein; translated protein: MLTTTLAHRLRFGTCTLLALLFGFSASVHAGPVEDTKEATRLYQQNKPDQALVKINAALAQQPKDAQGRFLKGLIFTEQKKTSEAIQIFTGLTEDFPELPEPYNNLAVLYASQGNYDKAKAALELAIHTHPSYSTAYENLGDIYAQLARRSYDKVLQLDKTNTSAQSKLAMVKDLFTPPGKAPPATTVAVIDTPKAATTPAVATTTTKPEPAKAVAVASVAKPEPAKPATAGMKPEAQVTAAVQAWANAWSAKDVAGYLAFYAANFETPDGLARSAWEAQRKERIERPKSITVDVKVSKVTVRGDEATIVFRQSYHSDTVKSNNTKTMKLVKSGDKWLIRSERAGA